In Babylonia areolata isolate BAREFJ2019XMU chromosome 19, ASM4173473v1, whole genome shotgun sequence, a single window of DNA contains:
- the LOC143294284 gene encoding protein SPMIP7-like — translation MAEGASSKLVLADSNEKTRPPFTTYLMTDANAGGHTVAQIEEKRRIRHMKFPPLKGRHDVDSFQTDLQDEGFKKWNDEGDHHATAPYRSYDNIIDPVSGFVSAGGDVDRSTGHRRIRSMVQLNRTPQSAAPCTQNSVRINEPAAPPDLKRDSTYCPGGPTAWNSRKMSDAWIKSQLGGWTSDHDPRKASAEVTKSKSQFEPKPPSAGSKTSRDHLAKKYMYSSSAQRSYEEVPWDTMLPAKSWAPTSTAENKPDMISHRWSNKKYDSAAQEWQSTGRAWDWFQRRRGYYKTQPINFSSSCSRVQQIPNYGGSIGAENLEEIDNTQEPFKPLTAKRVPIPRPSETAHRPNIPGYKGCTLWQGKYAPANAHAVPLPSSQPTTSLIHKPMPLSRESQGNKREAEMSRMITLVPPCNPFNSIEREEVVVS, via the exons ATGGCGGAGGGTGCTTCGAGCAAATTAGTCCTCGCAGATTCAAATGAGAAGACTCGTCCACCGTTCACAACGTATTTGATGACCGATGCCAATGCTGGCGGCCATACCGTAGCACAGATCGAAGAGAAACGCAGGATTCGTCACATGAAATTCCCGCCACTGAAAGGCAGACATGACGTGGATTCTTTCCAAACAGATCTCCAGGATGAAGGTTTCAAG AAATGGAACGATGAAGGAGACCACCATGCCACAGCACCCTATCGCAGCTATGATAATATCATCGATCCGGTGTCAGGCTTTGTCAGTGCCGGAGGAGATGTGGACAGAAGCACGGGTCACCGACGAATCCGCTCAATGGTGCAGCTCAACCGAACACCGCAGTCTGCTGCTCCTTGTACTCAGAACTCAGTACGGATCAACGAGCCTGCCGCACCACCAGATCTGAAGAGAGACAGCACCTACTGCCCCGGGGGACCCACAGCATGGAACAGCCGGAAAATGTCGGACGCTTGGATCAAATCTCAGCTTGGAG GTTGGACCAGTGACCATGACCCCAGAAAGGCTTCAGCTGAGGTCACAAAGTCAAAG TCCCAGTTTGAACCCAAACCACCATCTGCAGGGAGCAAGACATCACGTGATCATTTGGCCAAGAAATACATGTACAGCTCCTCAGCACAAAG GTCCTATGAAGAGGTGCCATGGGACACGATGCTGCCAGCAAAGTCATGGGCACCGACCAGCACAGCGGAAAACAAGCCAGACATGATCTCCCACCGCTGGTCCAACAAGAAATATGACTCGGCTGCGCAGGAATGGCAG TCAACTGGACGTGCTTGGGACTGGTTCCAGAGAAGACGTGGATACTACAAAACCCAGCCCATCAActt TTCCAGCTCATGTTCCAGAGTTCAGCAGATACCAAACTACGG TGGCAGCATTGGGGCGGAGAATCTGGAAGAAATTGACAACACTCAGGAACCATTCAAACCTCTCACAGCAAAGCGGGTTCCCATACCCCGGCCCAGTGAGACAGCTCA CCGCCCCAACATCCCTGGGTACAAAGGGTGCACCCTGTGGCAAGGGAAGTACGCTCCAGCAAACGCACACGCCGTGCCCCTGCCGTCTAGTCAGCCCACAACTTCGCTCATCCACAA GCCCATGCCACTGTCTCGGGAATCTCAAGGAAATAAGCGGGAAGCGGAGATGTCTCGCATGATCACCCTTGTTCCGCCCTGCAACCCGTTCAACAGCatcgagagagaggaggtggtggtgtccTAA